AGGAGCGGTTCGACGCGGCCATCGAATTTGGGCAGAAATATCCCTGCCGCATCGTCGTGCTTTGCCCGATGGGCCGTGAGCGCAGCGACCGCCTGCTGCAGGGTAAGATTTTCAGCATGTGCTACATTGGCGAATCCCTGCGCGACCAGTGCTGCGTGGAGGCCGTCATCCTCGGCTACCCGACGCGTGAGGCCGGTTTCCTGAGCAGCCAGGTGTCGATCTGGTTGGAAAATGACTTGCCGACCTACCACTGGTTTAACCGCATTCCCGCCGAGCGCATCACCCAGATGCACATGGATTTCGTGAAACGCTGCCGCCGCGTCATCTATGACTCGACCGTGGAAATGGAAGACGCCAACGACCTGACCAGCATCGAATGGCCGCGCCCCGAAGGCGTGATCGATCTGGCCTGGGCGCGCTTGCTGCCCGTGCGCCAGTCGCTCGGCCAGCACCTGAGTTCCATTGAGCCTGCCCGCCTCATCGACGGCCTGCAAAAAGTCGAGGCGCGCGCCGTCGCCACCCACAAGGGCGAGGCCGCCAACCTCGTGAAATGGTGCCGCGAGTGCCTTACCAGCTGCACCAAGGATAGCCAGTTGGACGTGGAATTCGTGACGGGCAATTGCCCCGACGAGCACGCGCTCGAACTGGAGTGGACCTACAGCAATGGCCACCACCTGCTGTGGACCCTCAACGCCGAAGGCCACGGTGCCCAGATCACGGCGGACTTCGGCCTTGGCCGCACGAGCGCCCCAATGCATGTGGAGCTGCTCTCCGGTGAGAAGGCCCTCGCCGAGGCGATGTTCTTCGCCTAACGCCCCAATTTGACCAATACCCCGACAGTCAACCCCAACTTCCGTTGCCATGAAGACCTTTGAAACCAAACTGGGTCAGGTTCACGTATTGCCTAAAGAGGCGCTCTACGTGGAGACGATGCGCCTGATTAAAAACACTCTCAAAAATGCCAATGAGGAGGTTGTCATCGGGCTGACCGGCGGCTCCACCCCGCGCGCCTTCTACGAGTGGGCGGCCAACCACCAGGCACTCGCCTCCACGCTGAAAGACCGCGTGGTCTGGGCGACCAGTGACGAGCGCTGCGTCCCTCTGAACGACGACGAGAGCAACTTTGGCCACGCCGACCGCGGCCTGCTGCAACCCCTGGGCGTGACCGCGAACTATAAAATGCCGTGGCCCGTCGAGCTCGCTCCCGAGGCCTGTGCCGACGAGTTTAACCACCGCTGGAACGAACGCTTCGGCGCGCACCGCGGGTTCGACATCTGCTTCCTCGGCATGGGTGGCGACAATCACACCGCTTCGCTATTTCCGCATTGCCCGTTGATCGGCGGCCAGCGCCACGAGAACTTCGCCGCCGTCGAATGGCCAGGCAAAGGCTGGCGCGTAACGATCACCCCCGAGGGCTTTTCCCGCTGCAAGCAGATCGTGGTCACCGTCCGCGGCGACGCCAAAGAGGAGGCAATCTTTCAAGCCTTCCATGGCGACTTCAACCCGCGCGAAAAACCCGTCCACCTCCTCCGCGCCCACGCCCACAAAGTCGTCTGGCTCCTCGACCCCCCCGCTGCCGAAGGGTTGGATTTGGATATGGGGTAAGGCAGATTCGGTATAGCTATCTGTTGAAATCGGTTTATCGTATGTTAGCCTCTGGAATGTGAGATGGCATGATCCTCCAAGGGGCGCGCAGTTCTATATTCTGACTGATTCAAATTGTCGTTTATTCAGTTAGGAAGAAATACCAATAAGATCCAAATAGGCAGCCAGCAAAAATAATCAAAGCCAGCAGATTGGTTAGATTAATACTCTTTTTCAAATCTCCCTCAAAGAAGGAACTACTCTGATTGCTACGCTCATGCGGCCTGATTGCAGGAATCATTAACATGAGCAACAGACCCAGGAGCGAGGCAAGAGATGCGTACAGTGTGAATACTGTAGCAAAAAATAGGAAGATAAGCATTAACACGGCATACATCGTGGTGATTGGATGCGGCCATGAATCATTTACCATGTAAATGACATTAAATATTAATAAATGATTTACCGCTCCTGCCGCAGCCAGCCAAAACATCGTAACATAGAATCGAGGTGCCTTTCGACTGTGCCAAACTATTGAAAACCACATTTTCAGAAGGAATGTGATGTGATGTCTGGTGTTTGTGTGATTCATCTGAGCAGCGTAGTTAATTTTCTGCAACCTACGAATGACGCAAGCCGTCGGTGCGTCCCTCAACTTAGAATATGATGTGCAAGCGCTTATTGGTCAAGGTTTCCAGATGATACAGGTGATTTGAGGATATGTTAACTTGTGGAACGCTGGTAACTCCTTGAAATCGTCGGTTGGCCTTTGCTCTCTTCGCTGCCTTCTGTTCAAAATAATAGGCCTAGTTGGCCGCTCACGCGCATGCGCATGCCCCATGTTTGTTTGCATGTCTTCCCGTTCTTTCCGATCTTCCTGTTAAATCGTCCATCTAATCCCCAAACAAAAAAGCCCGGCTCTGAGGCCGGGCTTGGTGTTGCAAAGTAAATTTCGCGGTTAGCAGATCTTGAGCACCTTTTTGACCACGCGGTCGGCGTCGGGGATCTGGATTTTTTCCAGCGGCATGGAGTAGATTTGTGGCGCGTCGATGGTCGATACGCGCAGGATCGGGGCGTCGAGGTAGTCGAACGCTTCTTCCTGGATGATGCTGGTGATCTGGGCACCTACGCTGGCGAAGGGCTTGTTCTCTTCCACGTAGACGACGCGGTTGGTCTTCTTGACCGTGGCGAGAATGGCCTCGACGTCGAGAGGGCGGATCGAGCGCAGGTCGAGGACCTCGGCGTCGATGTCGTATTCCTCAGCCAGCTTGCCAGCGGCTTCGAGCGCGGTGATCGCGGCGCGTCCGTGAGCGATCAGGGAGATGTCTTTGCCTTCCTTGAGGATGTTGGCCTTACCCATCGGGATCAGGTATTCCTCTTCGGGGACTTCCCACTTCTGGCCGTAGAGCACAGTGTTTTCCATGACGAAGACCGGGTCGTTGTCGCGAATGGCGGTCTTCATCAGGCCTTTGGCGTCGGCTGCATTAGAGGGGCAGACGACCTTGATGCCCGGGTGGTTGGCGCAGAGGTTTTCCGGCGTGTGGGAGTGCGTCGCGCCGACATTGGTGCCGCCGTTGGCGGGACCGCGGACAACGATGGGCACATTCATCAGGCCACCGGACATGTAACGGCAGAAGGAGCCGTTGTTGAGTAGCTGGTCAAAGGCGACGTAGCAGAAGCTCCAGAACATGAACTCCATGACGGGGCGCATGCCGAGCATCGAGGCACCGATGCCCAGGCCGATGAAGCCGGCTTCGCTGATCGGGGCGTCGACGAGGTGCTTGTCCCCGTATTTTTCCCACAGGCCTTCGGTGACCTTGTAGGCACCGTTGTATTGGGCGACTTCTTCGCCCATGACGAAGACATTCGGGTCGCGCTCGATCTCTTCGGCGAGCGCTTCCTTGATGGCTTGGCGGTAAGTAATTTGTGGCATTGCTTGTAAAATCTGTGGTTACTTGTCGTAGACTCCGCCGTCTTCGAAAATGAACCGGCCTTGGTTGAGTTCGTCGATTTGCGGGTCCTGGCCCTTGTTGTCCATGCTCCAGTAGGTATCTTCGAGGATGGAGGTTGCGGGCGGGAAGGGGGACTTATCGGCAAATTCGGCCGATGCAGTGGCTTCTTCCATTGCGGCCTTGTCGATGTCCTTGGCCGACTCTTCGGTCAGGACGCCCTCTTCGATGAACTGTTTGCGGGTCAAGGTGATTGGGTCCTTGTTCTCCTTGTAATCCAGAATCTCGTCCTTGGAGCGATACTTTTCGTGGTTCGCGTCAGCAACGGAGTGGCCGCGGTAGCGGTAGGTAAAGACTTCCAGGACGGTCGGGCGGGATTCCTCGTGGGCGCGCTTGATGGCCTCGTAGGTCTTGGCGCGGACGTCGTAAAGGATGTTGCCGTTGACGGTATCCCAATCCATGCCGTAGGCTTCGGCGCGCTGGGCGAGGCATTCCGGATAAGCCGAGGAGCGGGCCTGGCTGGTGCCCATGGAGTAGGCATTGTTTTCGATGATGAAAATCACGGGCAAGTCCCACAGGCCGGCGAGGTTGTAGGCTTCGTGGACCGCGCCCTGGTTGATCGCGCCATCACCCATGTAGGCGAGGCAGCAACCTTTTTTACCCTGGCGCTTCAGTGCAAAGGCGATGCCGGTGCCGAGCGGGATCTGGCCGCCGACGATGCCGTGGCCGCCCCAGTAATTCTTGTCCGGCGCGAAGAAGTGCATGGAGCCGCCCTTGCCCTTGGAGCAACCGGTGTGCTTGCCATACATTTCCGCCATACACTCGTTCATGCTCATGCCGACGGCCAGCGCGTGACCATGGTCACGGTAGGCAGTGATGACGTGGTCGTCCGCGCCGAGCAGGGAAATGGTGCCCACGGCGCAAGCTTCCTGGCCTTCGTAAAGGTGGAGAAAACCGCCGATTTTACCCTCCTGGTAGGAGCGGAGGCTACGGCCCTCGAAGCGTCGGATGCGCACCATGTCGGTGTACAAACGCACTTTTTCTTCGTCGGTCAGGCGTTGGTTGATCTCCAGCTTGGCCAGCTCGTGGACGTCGACGTCCTGCCAGCGCTCAGCTTTCTTTACTGATTTGGTTTTCTTTTTGGCGGTCACGGTATGGTGATCGTTCGGATGAGTGTATCGGTTCGAGTGGTGTATTCCCCGCTGTGTTCGACAGACGAATTATTCGGGAAAGCGGCGCAGTTTCGCACACTACAGGGATTGTTCAACCACAATTTCTAAATCCCGGTCGGGATGGCAATCAGCGCGCAGCGCAATGAAGCGCTCGCGGTGGGAGTCGTAATACGGCCAGACGAGCTGGTGGTCCGTTGGTGGAATCGCAAGGTCATTAATTTCCTCACGTGTGTAAAAAGCGAACTGGCCCTCATCGATTTCGGCGGGCAGGGCAGGGATGGGCTTCTTGCAATCAAAGAGAAACATGAGCCAGTGGCCGTTGCCCTCGAAGCCTTTTTCTGAAACGTAACCGAATAAATGCAGGTCGTTGGTCGTGATTTTCAGGCGGACTTCCTCCTCGACTTCGCGCACCGCGCATTCGAAGGGGGACTCGCCCAAGGCCATCTCCAGCTTACCACCGATAGGGCTCCAGCAACCGTAGTTGGGCGCTTTGCGGCGCTCGATGAGCAGCAGGCGGCCGTCATTTCCCCGCAGGAAAACGAGCACGCTGATTTTAAAAGGCAGTTGGTTGGCGGTAATTTCCACAGCAGTCAGGGAATGCGACTCACCGCCTAAGGCAATGTTTTTGAATATTTTCGCTAATACGGAGGCCTCAATTAGGTAAATATTCCCCAAACACTTGAATCTCTGCGTTTTCTTGTTGATTCGCATCGGTGATTCTCTTTTACCATGCTGGATGCATCCCCGTTTACCTTCTCTCTTTATCTTAGTTTTGCTAATTCTCGCCGGCTCGGTCACTGATGTGGCCGCTCAAGCTGACCGCGTTGAAATCAAAAATGTGAAGTTCGGTGCCAAGGAGCGACCCTGGGGCGACTACATGATTGAGATCGACGTCGAGGCCAAGGGTAACCCGAAAAACGACCCGTCGGTGATCAACCCGAACTACGTGGACAACATCAAGGTGACGCTGCTCGTCGGCTATCCGCACCCGGATCGTCCCGCTTCGGCCCGCGAATTTATCTTCCACGAGGCTTCCGTGGTCATCGCTACGATGGAAACCAAGAAGTCCCGTAAAATTGCTTTCTGGATTCCTTACGACATCGCCCAGCGCGACAACCTCAGCAAGGAGCCGGAATACTGGGTGATTGATCTCGCTGTAAACGATCAAGACATCCCCGTGTCAGCGGAGAACATCAGCAAGCGCGCTTCGCGTAACCTGAATATGCAGTCCCTGTCTTCGATGAAGGGCATCGCCGGTTCTCCCACCCAGGGCATCATGCTGCCGGGCTACCTCTCCGGCAATGGCTACCGCGAAAGTGGCACCGATCGCCCGCCTTTTGTCAGAATTGAAGAGAATTAACTCTTTGATAGTGATATACCTTACCGCGCGCGCTGGTTTTGAAATATGCTTGCGCAATCTTTAATCCCTATTCAAATGGCCCCTTTCCTCGTTCATGAGCGCTGCTAAGAAACTGATTATCAATTGTGGAGCTGGTCACGTGACCGCCTCTGTCTTTAGCGAACGCAACAACAGTTTGGTGTTGGAAAGCTTCGCCCAACAGGACCTCGAATACGACCTGACCGAGGAAACCGAGTGGTTGCCTGTGGTCATGGACGCCGTCCGCAACGTCAAAGGCCGCGTCAAAGGCGGTGACAAGGCGACTCTGATTGTCCCCGGTTACCAACTGCTGACCAAGCTGATCAATGTGCCGCATGTGGATGAGTCCAAACGCGCGCAGATCATTGCCTTCGAAGCCCAGCAAAAAATTCCGTTCCCGCTCAATGAAGTCGTTTGGGACCACCAGGTGATTGCCGATGACGGCGTCGAAACTGAAGTGGTCGTCATTGCGGTGAAGAGTGAGGTGATTAACGGATTCTGCACCGACCTTCGCAAGCAGGGCATTACGCCTCTGGATATCGAGGCGGCTTCGATCCTTGATTACAACGCCTACAAGTATTGCTACCCGGGCGACGAAGAGGACACTCTGCTGATCAATATCGGTGCCCGTTCCTCGAATCTGCTCTTCATTAATGAGCTTGGCTTTTTCATTCGCAACATCACCCTAGGTGGCAACACGCTTACCCAGAACCTTGCGGACAGCCTTGGCAAAAACTTCGTGGACGCCGAGCAGATCAAGATCGCGTTCTTCTCTGGCCAAACGAGTATGGATCAGGACGATCCGAGCGCTCAGGTGCTGCAGACCAACGCCCAGAATTTCCAAAAGAAGCTTAGCCAGGAAGTCACCCGTTCCATCGTCAACTACCGCCGCCAACGCGGTGCCGCTGCGCCAAAGCGCATTTTGCTGACGGGCCGCGGCTCGCTGCTCCCCGGTTTGGCTGAGCAACTGGAGCAATCCCAGCGCATGCCGGTGCATTTCTTTGACCCGGTTGCGAGCCTGGAAGTTGGCTCGAATGTAGATGCCGTTTACCTCGAAGAGCACCAGCACGTGCTGAGTGAGGTCGTCGGTGAAGCTGCCCGGATGATTGATGCCGAGGCCGTCAGCATCAACCTGCTCCCGCAGCAGCTCGCTGAGAAGATGCGCTTCGCCAAGCAAAAGCCGTTCATCCTGATCGGTGCTGCTTGCCTCGCACTGGCTACCGTGCCCCCGATTTTCGGCCAAATGCAGGCCAAGGCGGCCTACGAAAAGGAGGCGCGCCAGCTGAAGACTCAGGCACCGCCTCTGCAAAGCTTGCACACGGAGATCGTCGATCTTCAGGCCCAGGCAGAATCGCTTCGTGATGACATCGGCGACCTCGAAAGCCTGGTCAATTCGCGCTCGAACTGGATCGCATTCTTTAGTGACTTGCAGGAGCGC
This is a stretch of genomic DNA from Cerasicoccus sp. TK19100. It encodes these proteins:
- a CDS encoding 6-phosphogluconolactonase, producing the protein MKTFETKLGQVHVLPKEALYVETMRLIKNTLKNANEEVVIGLTGGSTPRAFYEWAANHQALASTLKDRVVWATSDERCVPLNDDESNFGHADRGLLQPLGVTANYKMPWPVELAPEACADEFNHRWNERFGAHRGFDICFLGMGGDNHTASLFPHCPLIGGQRHENFAAVEWPGKGWRVTITPEGFSRCKQIVVTVRGDAKEEAIFQAFHGDFNPREKPVHLLRAHAHKVVWLLDPPAAEGLDLDMG
- the pilM gene encoding pilus assembly protein PilM, with the protein product MSAAKKLIINCGAGHVTASVFSERNNSLVLESFAQQDLEYDLTEETEWLPVVMDAVRNVKGRVKGGDKATLIVPGYQLLTKLINVPHVDESKRAQIIAFEAQQKIPFPLNEVVWDHQVIADDGVETEVVVIAVKSEVINGFCTDLRKQGITPLDIEAASILDYNAYKYCYPGDEEDTLLINIGARSSNLLFINELGFFIRNITLGGNTLTQNLADSLGKNFVDAEQIKIAFFSGQTSMDQDDPSAQVLQTNAQNFQKKLSQEVTRSIVNYRRQRGAAAPKRILLTGRGSLLPGLAEQLEQSQRMPVHFFDPVASLEVGSNVDAVYLEEHQHVLSEVVGEAARMIDAEAVSINLLPQQLAEKMRFAKQKPFILIGAACLALATVPPIFGQMQAKAAYEKEARQLKTQAPPLQSLHTEIVDLQAQAESLRDDIGDLESLVNSRSNWIAFFSDLQERLQAVQDVWLEDLKLDRAASGNLDLSGRLLIKNWNPSEPTASYDQAYQRVNKLLESFKASEFISDVKDQNFDDSDPRILKFDFSLVINPERPL
- a CDS encoding glucose-6-phosphate dehydrogenase assembly protein OpcA; this encodes MTTAEPPTIFDVLPGQQMPVSEVSPMLSSMWSSQFDPKLGAASEFRASQMNIILHLGLKTSPEEAKERFDAAIEFGQKYPCRIVVLCPMGRERSDRLLQGKIFSMCYIGESLRDQCCVEAVILGYPTREAGFLSSQVSIWLENDLPTYHWFNRIPAERITQMHMDFVKRCRRVIYDSTVEMEDANDLTSIEWPRPEGVIDLAWARLLPVRQSLGQHLSSIEPARLIDGLQKVEARAVATHKGEAANLVKWCRECLTSCTKDSQLDVEFVTGNCPDEHALELEWTYSNGHHLLWTLNAEGHGAQITADFGLGRTSAPMHVELLSGEKALAEAMFFA
- a CDS encoding alpha-ketoacid dehydrogenase subunit beta codes for the protein MPQITYRQAIKEALAEEIERDPNVFVMGEEVAQYNGAYKVTEGLWEKYGDKHLVDAPISEAGFIGLGIGASMLGMRPVMEFMFWSFCYVAFDQLLNNGSFCRYMSGGLMNVPIVVRGPANGGTNVGATHSHTPENLCANHPGIKVVCPSNAADAKGLMKTAIRDNDPVFVMENTVLYGQKWEVPEEEYLIPMGKANILKEGKDISLIAHGRAAITALEAAGKLAEEYDIDAEVLDLRSIRPLDVEAILATVKKTNRVVYVEENKPFASVGAQITSIIQEEAFDYLDAPILRVSTIDAPQIYSMPLEKIQIPDADRVVKKVLKIC
- a CDS encoding NUDIX hydrolase, with translation MEITANQLPFKISVLVFLRGNDGRLLLIERRKAPNYGCWSPIGGKLEMALGESPFECAVREVEEEVRLKITTNDLHLFGYVSEKGFEGNGHWLMFLFDCKKPIPALPAEIDEGQFAFYTREEINDLAIPPTDHQLVWPYYDSHRERFIALRADCHPDRDLEIVVEQSL
- the pdhA gene encoding pyruvate dehydrogenase (acetyl-transferring) E1 component subunit alpha produces the protein MTAKKKTKSVKKAERWQDVDVHELAKLEINQRLTDEEKVRLYTDMVRIRRFEGRSLRSYQEGKIGGFLHLYEGQEACAVGTISLLGADDHVITAYRDHGHALAVGMSMNECMAEMYGKHTGCSKGKGGSMHFFAPDKNYWGGHGIVGGQIPLGTGIAFALKRQGKKGCCLAYMGDGAINQGAVHEAYNLAGLWDLPVIFIIENNAYSMGTSQARSSAYPECLAQRAEAYGMDWDTVNGNILYDVRAKTYEAIKRAHEESRPTVLEVFTYRYRGHSVADANHEKYRSKDEILDYKENKDPITLTRKQFIEEGVLTEESAKDIDKAAMEEATASAEFADKSPFPPATSILEDTYWSMDNKGQDPQIDELNQGRFIFEDGGVYDK